The Coffea arabica cultivar ET-39 chromosome 1e, Coffea Arabica ET-39 HiFi, whole genome shotgun sequence genome has a window encoding:
- the LOC113694256 gene encoding hyoscyamine 6-dioxygenase-like: MASLLSSWSSNLKSLPENYAVPEGKRPGKLAPISRDIPVIDLGEADRAAVVQKIIKASQEFGLFQVINHGVTEKLMIDAMDVGKEFFSIAVEEKMKLTASAGDTENGWELYTGAGKYSTQDFDYWKDTLLHPCHPLESCIKSWPDKPARYRKVMVPYIVEVRELGKRVLELIYEGLGFTEDNFDNYDLFLMIHNYPECPDPSSALGAAGHYDGNLITFLQQDVYGLQLFKDGEWLGAEPLPNAFVINIGFALEVISNGKLKSAFHRVVTNSDRFRTSFANFFNLPFERIIEPAKSVVSPSNPPVYRRFLFKEYMEVLMSKNSDTNPTVDYFKIKN; this comes from the exons atgGCATCCCTACTTTCAAGTTGGTCTTCCAATCTTAAATCCTTGCCTGAAAATTATGCTGTGCCAGAGGGCAAAAGGCCAGGAAAGCTTGCTCCAATAAGCAGGGATATACCAGTAATTGATCTAGGTGAAGCAGATCGAGCTGCTGTAGTTCAGAAAATCATAAAAGCTAGTCAAGAATTCGGATTATTCCAG GTGATCAACCATGGAGTAACAGAGAAGTTGATGATTGATGCTATGGACGTGGGGAAAGAATTCTTTTCCATAGCTGTTGAGGAGAAAATGAAGTTGACTGCTAGCGCTGGTGATACTGAAAATGGATGGGAGCTTTATACAGGTGCTGGAAAATATAGCACCCAAGATTTCGACTACTGGAAAGACACTTTGCTACATCCGTGTCATCCTCTTGAGAGTTGCATCAAATCTTGGCCTGATAAGCCAGCAAGATACCG AAAGGTTATGGTACCATATATAGTTGAAGTGAGAGAATTGGGCAAGAGAGTTCTGGAACTGATCTACGAAGGATTAGGATTTACTGAGGATAATTTTGATAATTATGACTTATTCTTGATGATCCACAATTATCCAGAATGCCCAGATCCCAGTTCAGCTTTGGGAGCAGCTGGACACTATGATGGGAACCTAATAACTTTCCTTCAGCAAGATGTTTATGGGCTACAACTATTCAAGGATGGCGAGTGGCTTGGGGCTGAGCCTCTTCCAAATGCATTCGTGATAAATATAGGTTTCGCCCTTGAG GTAATCAGCAATGGAAAGCTAAAAAGTGCCTTTCATCGAGTAGTTACGAATTCAGATCGTTTTAGGACATCATTTGCCAACTTTTTTAATCTTCCGTTTGAGAGGATTATTGAACCTGCAAAATCAGTTGTCAGTCCAAGCAATCCGCCGGTATACAGAAGGTTCTTATTCAAAGAGTATATGGAAGTTCTAATGAGCAAGAATTCTGACACCAATCCAACAGTTGACTATTTCAAAATCAAGAactaa